The DNA sequence CCAGGTTATACTTGATCAAAATAGACTTAAATACTTCCAGGTTGCTTGATAATGAGTCCAGATAAACCTGAAGGTCATTTATgaactgaaatagaaaaatatacatatattacacatacaattTAAAAGTGTGCTTGAAGGCATGACACATTACCAAAAATTTGGGCTCAAAAAAGATAGTCCTACACTCCACTCCTATACTCTATGCCAGcatttctcaactggggttctcCAGAACCCTAGAGTtctgtgagaaagagtgagatatgctaatgctaatttcatgattgtaatattactatacatggacaacatattattggttattgtaatatagacatcatcctatctaacctattatgctatcaaaaaatataaccaccatatatatatatatatatatatatatatatatatattagactggagcctggtgttgccatccggtttcaccagtcctcagtcaaatcgtccaacccatgctagcatggaaagcggacgttaaacgatgatgatgatgatgatgatgatgatatatatatatatttaccatgtgAGCTATGATGGAAAACATTTGAGAAAGacatgatatataattttttttgtgcaggggttccttcagacatgtaatttattttaagggttacgcaagggtaaaaaggttgagaaacactgctctatatAATTTGAAAACAACCATGTCCGGATAGGCTAACATATAGAGTTTGAGTCACATTATATACTAATAAGAAATGCAGAAAATGTAATTggtattttaaagttttatatattgTGTTGAGTTAAAAGTTTCACAATGTATTTATGttattcgtcaagttacaacaaaagcttatttactttatttgtcaagttacaacaaaaacaGCCTAACATTCAAAACAGAGGCCATCATGTTGCACTGTCTAAAGCTGCACTTTCTAACAGTTCTTTGATCCTATGCTGATACTAACAGTCAAGACGTTTTTTAATGTTTGTGAGGTGTTTGTCCTACAGGTGTTTAAAGTTTTAGTATAGtagtttgatttcaattttttacTTGCTTTGGGCATATTTAGGCTGTAGCTCAAAGTTAGTACTGGGGTTGAGGAGTGTGATTTGGTTAGTATTAAGTTTACAAAAATTTGACCAGTATATAAGAAACAATGCAGATGGCAAAACTATTTCAATTCTTGAAAATGAGACTATGAAGTTCTGGAAAAATTGAATATAGAACTACATATTTAGGAACTTCATTATTTAAGGCTAAATACAAAAAAACtgatacaaaaatacagaaaatctgtaataaaaaagattaaactGGAACAATCAAATCTTtaataaaacacataaatatcatcatcatcatcatttaacatccgttgtccatgctggcatgagttggatggtttgaccagggttggtaagctggaaggctgcaccagacttcagtctgatttggcatggttttctacagctggatgcccttcctaatgccaaccactgagagtgtaatgggtgcttttacttgccacagGCATGGGTATCATTTGCATGATACCAGTACCTGctacaactgtgattttgctcagcttgatgggtcttcttctcaagcacaacataatgccaacagtctcggtcattgcctctgtgaggctcacagttcaaagatcatgcttcaacaCTTCGTcccatgccttgtgagtagatttggcagacagaagctgaaaggaggttctcacatacatatatcatcatcattatatataaataaaatggcagtggcacataaaagcactcgtctgatgacatgtaaaagcatccatgcagcaacacgtaaaagcacctgtgtggtaccacataaaagtgcctgtgtggtaccacgtaaaagcacctgtgtggtaccacgtaaaagtgcctgtgcagtaccacataaaagtgcctgtgtggtaccatgtaaaagcatctgtgtggtaccacgtaaaagtgcctgtgcagtaCCACGTAAAAGCGCTTGtgcagtaccacataaaagcacctgtgtggtaccacgtaaaagcacctgtatggtaccacgtaaaagcacctgtgtggtaccacgtaaaagcacctgtgtggtaccacgtaaaagcacctgtgtggtaccacgtaaaagcacctgtgtggtatcacgtaaaagcacctgtgcagtacCACATTAAAGTGCCTGTgcggtaccatgtaaaagcacctgtgcagtaccacgtaaaagtgcctgtgtggtaccacgtaaaagcacctgtgtggtaccatgtaaaagtgcctgtgcggtaccacgtaaaagcacctgtgcagtaccacgtaaaagcacctatgcagtaccacgtaaaagcacctgtgtggtacCACGTAAAAGTGTCTGTGCAGTACCACGTAAAAGTATCTGTGCAGTACCACGTAAAAGTGCCAATGCAGTACCACGTAAAAGCATCTgtatggtaccatgtaaaagtgcttgtgtgctaccatgtaaaagtgcctgtgcagtaccacgtaaaagcacctgtgtggtaccatgtaaaagcacccagcacactgtgtTAAGTtgttagcatttggaagggcatccagctgtagaaaccatgctaaaacagccaggagtctggtgcagccacactggcttgccagctctggtcacacatTTGTCAGCGctgatccaacccatgccagcatggacaacagatgttaaatgatgatgatgatgatatataaacacacacgtgtgttgtagtatattgtcaacttaatgtgacaatcccaataagggaacacactactaccgtttagccctaggaagctggaccgcttcctgttggccttgacacaattactgtgtccttaagtttgcgagggggagacaagctcctccacccagcctagccagccttcagggacatgtttctgagtctttcctcgtcatcagcctgaagtagcttgccagctgGATAAAGAAGCCCGTTTCGCCTTCGCAAACTTAtataaatcatagtgaagtttattcactgatcagcaaaattagaaatataatatttctaaatctctcagagagatttaagcagtagtggagcgataaagttgtGTTGTTCATGTGTATCCTTACCTCAAAATCATGGTTGTTAAAGAACAACCAGCACAGTCATTCAACTGATGTTTGTTTCCAGCCTTCTGTGGAAAAcgtttggccatggggaaatacaTGCTGTtgggtattgaactcacgatcttatgatcatgagttgaatgccctaaccactaagccatgcaccttcacaaaagCCAGAATGTTATGAGTGGTAACACAATATGGGCACACAGTTTGTTCAGTACTGTCCATGGGGAAAGATCAATTTACTTGGAATATGCAATCATTAAGTAAATAATTTAGTTAACCGACCTGTTCTTCATTTAAGTTGGTATCTTTACACAAAATGTTCATAAGGCCTGTACGACTTGGGGCTGCTATTGAAATAAtctggtgaaagagagagagagagaaatattgaaaagattaacagaaacagcaataacaacggcaacaatgAAACAAGTTAGACACAAGCCAAAGCAAGAGCATCGAACTgatcttgacctgctagaaatagcagccatatcctCAAGGATATATTGAGTAATGAAATGCAGTCCTaaatataggcacaagtgtgTCTATGTACTGAGAAGCTTGGTTCAGGGTTCTgttccaccttgggcaagtgtgttctactatagcctcgggctgaccaaagccttatgagtgtatttggtagacagaaactgaaagaagccggcgagctggcagaaacattagcacgccgggcgaaatgctcagtggtatttcgtctgccgttacgttctgagttcaaattctgccgaggtcgacttagcctttcatcctttcagggtcgataaattaagtaccagttatgcactggggtcgatgtaatcgacttaatccctttgtctgtccttgtttgtcccttctatgtttagccccttgtgggcagtaaagaaataagcccatcatatatgtatgtgtgtagttgctccctccactaccacttgacaactagtgctggtttgtttatatccctgtaatttagcgattcattaaaagagaccaatagaaatagtaccaggctttaaaaaaaaaaaaactctgagcttgatacatttgactaaaaattcttcaaggcagtgccccagcatggctacagtctaatgactgaaacaagtaaaaaacagaGATACTTTATATGAATACAGGGCATGTTACAGTTGGAAGACCTGATCATAGTTGTCTAACATGGACAACTGGATCGAAACTGACCTGAGGATAAAGAATGACATATGAGAGAGAACTTGGTTGTTAATTCTATCAGATCAAACTCTCTTATACGGTAGTTAGTTCTACTATTACTGTTGACTTCAGTTATCTCATCACAGTTTTCAAATGGTTCACTTTAGTTTGAGTTCATTCATTCCATAAGATTTTAATCTGGTTTTGGGTTCCATCCCATtgtgtggctccttgggcaaatgttttctacaatactgtgtggtaccatgtaaaagtgcctgtgcagtaccacgtaaaagcacctgtgcagtaccatgtaaaagcacctgtgcagtacCACGTAAAAACACCTAtgcagtaccacataaaagcacctgtgcagtaccccataaaagcacctgtgtgataccacgtaaaagcacctgtgtggtaccacataaaagtgcctgtgcggtaccacgtaaaagcacctgtgtggtaccatgtaaaagtgctTGTGTGCTACCATGTaaaagacagaaattgtgtggaagcccattatgagtgtgtgtgtgttgcataattcttgatgtgaaaccatgtgttgaaacaaatgttatatttttcacTAGCTTGGCAGTTAAATACCCAATAtggcagagaaaaaaagaaaaacaaagaactcAAATGGGtttatattcaatatacaaaaattaaaaagaaaatggagatttacgATTGACACATTAAaaaatgagtgaatgaaagacagagcaaatgaatgaaagcagaaaaaataatagtaattccTTACTGGAAATAGTTTCTGTACAAGCCATCCGTGGTATCGACTAAGTGTTTCCTCATAGGATTTTTGAATGAGTGGATGTAGTGATTGAGATGTGTTTCCAGCTTTGTGTTCTTCCAAAAATCCAGACAGAAAAACATGTATGAATTCTAGAGCTCTAAAAGTAGAAATAACACCATCATCAGACTCATCAATGCATTTACGTCCAAatttttatgctggcatgaattAGATAAAACTTAGTGAAGCGGATATTCTTTGGCCAAATGCTCTTTCGGTCAACAACCTCTTGTTttcaaataatgtatttttatcttCCAACTGATCTTCAAACATTGAAAGCAGTAAAGCTAATGAACAAGGTTTTTGTTTACtagaaaacatacaaaacatcaatattaatgaagacacaaaatcacacattctctttcttccactttcatgaacatacatacacacaaaaggtatccacacagttttcatctaccaatttcATTTACAAGGAATTGGCCAAACAGAGACAAGAGTAGATTAGTAGATACTTGTCCAagctgtcatgcagtgggaccaaacctcaAACAGTAGGATATGAAAGGAACTTTGCAACCacgttggcaagaaagtaatttggTTATTTTAGTATGAAgtcattttttttcatacaaagaatggaCGTTAATCAATTAtatgttttccattttgttcaatggccttttgccatctttctggcaacttcatgattccatGCTCTGCAAGTGGAATttaaggtcatcatcattattgaaagttttacaattcaaagaatcttgcaaacttcaaaataaatggtaatctgatgatgcaaggtcagggctatatggtggatgtgacatggCTTCCCAACCAAGttccaataatttttcatgagttaGTAAAGACATGTGTGGTCTAGTATTGTCATGGTGGAATACAATTCCTTTATaatttgccaattctggctgtttttctttgattgctttccccagtttcattagttgttgacaatAAACATCTGAATCGATCGTTTGGTTCCTTGAAAGCAGCTCAAAATACGCAACACCTCTGTAATCcaaccaaattgacagcatgacctttttttgatgcaattcaccttttgatgtggtttgtgctggcTCATTACGCTTGGGCCATGATCGTTTCCAAAGGAAAATGaattgtttacaataatatcaatcaccagtgatgatttctttcaaaaaaaaaaaaaaaaaaaaaaaaaaaggccaatttcattgcatttgagatGAATATTGCAAATATTGACTCTTTGTGTTAattgaatctctttcaatttatgtggaacccaaatatcgagcttcttaacaaatccaagacatttaaaattattttcaattgttgtgtgatACATATAACGTCTCTGCAATCTatcgcacagttatatgacaatcaaaTTCAATAATGGCTTTGATtcagtcatcatcaacttcagtaggtcaaCCAGAACATTGGTCATCTTTGAGTAaaaaaatctccagaacggaattTCTTATAtcatttctgacatgtgcattctgttaagcaatcaacaccataaacttcacatatcttttTGTGAGTCTCAGtagctttcttgcctttatggaaataaaaaaaccaaaatatggtgaaaatgtttgttttttgcactcaatgttaaaattgacactgaactaacagtaAGCTAAAAGGAACAGCTTTCAAAtgtcaaaaggtaaaaaaatcataacattgacaaaagtcattaaaaaaaaagtaactatttacgaaaaatgaaataatgaaattagtttcttgccaaccctatatatatatatatgtatgtgtgtgtgtgtatatctatatatatgcacacgcgcatacatacatatagttcaaatgtacagaaaacaaaagacagagacaggtgagggaatagcaagcaggtgtattaatttgactcCCAGGAGAAATGGAAGTCTTTGatattttgagcctatgctctttgacagaaaaagatgaaaggtaaaaaatggagagataatgaaaaaaattaacaatttggGATTAACAGTTCTACATATTGAAGTGACCGGAATAAAAGAAGCCAATGAAAAGGAAGATAACAGTGACTCAGCCGAACTGGGTGctcaagtgcatgt is a window from the Octopus bimaculoides isolate UCB-OBI-ISO-001 chromosome 25, ASM119413v2, whole genome shotgun sequence genome containing:
- the LOC106873150 gene encoding glycolipid transfer protein; the protein is MTFFGDSTYLFPAITDQGHIEVIQLLRASRHIVKFLEGFGTTFSPIRSDISGNIEKLQTKYNTDPVTFSHIEAMFLDEQENKTTNYAGISGLWLKRALEFIHVFLSGFLEEHKAGNTSQSLHPLIQKSYEETLSRYHGWLVQKLFPIISIAAPSRTGLMNILCKDTNLNEEQFINDLQVYLDSLSSNLEVFKSILIKYNLDNNDKV